One Gloeobacter morelensis MG652769 DNA window includes the following coding sequences:
- the glp gene encoding gephyrin-like molybdotransferase Glp, whose translation MISVEEAQELILQAVEASAPERVDLLTARGRVLAEAILARTDFPPYDNSAMDGYAVRSADTSFGKLQVVETIAAGRIPTRSLAGGEAARIMTGAMLPEGADAVLIQEEAHLEGDTLMFEKLPAAGANVRYRGTFHKAGSPLMPPGTVLQPGEIALLAAAQRAFVLTHRPPAVAVVSTGDELVGIDGVLGGARIVDSNQYGLVAQVREAGGDPRALGIAPDDPGAIRGRLVAALDADFVLLSGGASVGQFDYTPQVLEALGAQVVLYKINMKPGKPLMFARLGSRLIWGLPGNPVSSLFCFWQFVRPAIRKFMGYPPERWRYPVVQAQLTAPVRSKGDRRAYLRGQLILEAGVWRFAPYRTDNSGNLVSLLGINAFGWLEAGVTDASQGEVVPVLVVGELLNR comes from the coding sequence ATGATTTCCGTCGAAGAAGCACAAGAACTTATCCTTCAGGCGGTGGAGGCTAGTGCCCCCGAGCGGGTCGATCTGCTCACCGCCCGCGGCCGGGTGCTCGCCGAAGCGATTCTGGCGCGCACAGATTTTCCACCCTACGACAATTCGGCGATGGACGGTTACGCGGTGCGCTCCGCCGATACCAGTTTTGGGAAGCTCCAGGTCGTCGAAACGATCGCGGCGGGCCGGATACCCACCCGCTCCCTCGCCGGGGGCGAGGCCGCCCGGATCATGACCGGGGCAATGCTCCCCGAGGGTGCCGACGCGGTGCTCATCCAGGAAGAAGCCCATCTGGAGGGGGATACCCTCATGTTTGAAAAGCTCCCTGCCGCCGGAGCGAACGTGCGTTACCGCGGCACCTTTCACAAAGCCGGTTCGCCCCTGATGCCGCCGGGTACGGTCCTGCAGCCAGGCGAAATTGCCCTTCTGGCGGCGGCCCAGCGCGCCTTCGTGCTCACCCACCGCCCGCCCGCCGTAGCGGTCGTCTCGACGGGGGACGAACTGGTGGGGATCGACGGGGTGCTCGGGGGGGCGCGCATCGTCGATTCCAATCAGTACGGCCTCGTCGCCCAGGTGCGCGAGGCGGGGGGCGATCCCCGGGCGTTGGGCATCGCCCCCGACGATCCCGGGGCGATCCGCGGGCGGTTGGTGGCTGCTCTCGATGCCGATTTTGTGCTGCTCTCGGGCGGGGCGAGCGTCGGGCAATTTGACTACACCCCACAGGTGCTCGAAGCGTTAGGCGCCCAGGTGGTGCTCTACAAGATCAACATGAAACCGGGCAAACCGCTGATGTTCGCCCGGCTGGGCAGCCGGCTTATCTGGGGTCTGCCCGGCAACCCGGTCTCGTCGCTGTTTTGCTTCTGGCAGTTCGTGCGGCCCGCCATCCGAAAATTTATGGGCTACCCGCCCGAGCGCTGGCGCTACCCGGTGGTGCAGGCGCAACTGACAGCGCCGGTGCGCTCGAAGGGCGACCGGCGCGCCTACCTGCGCGGCCAGTTGATCCTCGAAGCCGGTGTCTGGCGCTTTGCTCCGTACCGCACCGACAACTCCGGCAACCTGGTAAGTCTGTTGGGGATCAATGCCTTCGGCTGGCTGGAGGCCGGGGTGACGGACGCATCTCAAGGGGAAGTGGTGCCGGTCTTGGTGGTGGGCGAACTACTCAACCGCTAA
- the mraY gene encoding phospho-N-acetylmuramoyl-pentapeptide-transferase → MELVSRPPTGWRSALAAGAVVIAAIAWLAPAQLVVFGVTLLLVALTGFVAVPLLRRWKAQQFIRADGPQSHLKKAGTPTMGGIFFIPWALVVPFAFAGWNLELVAAVALAGAYGLVGWIDDFQIIRQQSNNGITPRQKMLLLIASGVAFCLFHGLSGHGTATVGLGELGIVFWPLALLALTGTANAVNITDGLDGLAGGTGAIAATALGLIVLAAHPALAVLCFALAGACLGFLVHNRHKATVFMGDTGSLAIGGALAAVAVLSGQLVALALVGGVFVVEALSVIAQVGYFKATKGPDGKGKRLLRMAPLHHHFELGGLHETQVVTRFYLAGASLALLTWWLHTGWTAGA, encoded by the coding sequence ATGGAACTGGTCTCCCGTCCTCCCACCGGCTGGCGCTCCGCCCTCGCGGCGGGTGCTGTCGTCATCGCCGCTATCGCCTGGCTCGCTCCTGCCCAACTGGTCGTATTCGGCGTCACGCTGCTGCTGGTGGCCCTCACCGGCTTTGTGGCTGTTCCTTTGCTGCGCCGCTGGAAGGCGCAGCAATTCATCCGCGCGGACGGCCCCCAGTCGCACCTCAAAAAAGCGGGCACCCCGACGATGGGCGGTATCTTTTTTATTCCCTGGGCTTTGGTGGTGCCCTTTGCCTTTGCCGGCTGGAATCTAGAACTCGTCGCCGCCGTCGCCCTGGCCGGCGCCTACGGGTTGGTAGGCTGGATAGACGACTTTCAGATCATCCGCCAGCAGTCGAATAACGGCATTACCCCCCGCCAGAAGATGCTGCTGCTGATCGCTTCTGGGGTGGCTTTTTGTCTGTTTCACGGCCTGAGCGGCCACGGCACCGCCACGGTCGGCCTGGGGGAATTGGGGATTGTATTCTGGCCCCTGGCGCTGTTGGCCCTCACCGGCACCGCCAACGCCGTCAACATCACCGACGGCCTGGACGGTCTGGCGGGGGGAACCGGCGCCATCGCCGCTACCGCCCTCGGGTTGATTGTGCTGGCTGCCCACCCGGCGCTCGCGGTGCTCTGCTTTGCCCTGGCCGGCGCCTGTCTCGGGTTTTTGGTCCACAACCGCCACAAGGCGACGGTCTTCATGGGCGACACCGGCTCGCTCGCCATCGGCGGAGCGCTCGCGGCGGTGGCGGTCTTGAGTGGCCAACTGGTCGCCCTGGCGCTGGTGGGAGGCGTCTTCGTGGTCGAAGCCCTCTCGGTGATTGCCCAGGTCGGTTACTTCAAGGCCACCAAGGGGCCGGACGGCAAGGGCAAACGCCTGCTGCGCATGGCCCCGCTGCACCACCACTTCGAACTGGGCGGTCTGCACGAGACCCAGGTGGTGACCCGCTTTTATCTGGCGGGGGCGTCGCTGGCTCTGCTCACCTGGTGGCTGCATACAGGATGGACAGCCGGTGCCTGA
- a CDS encoding DUF1643 domain-containing protein, which translates to MGVDLTNTVSGDARFDASGRYRYALWRRWDAAGGPFVVFILLNPSAADAARDDPTIRRCLGFARRWGFGALAVVNLFAWRTACPRALAQAADPVGPENDRVLLRVCSGAGQVVVGWGNHGGLYGRDQAILALLGGEVHCLGLTRQGRPRHPLYVPGERPLELLCAAPRARPHNRG; encoded by the coding sequence ATGGGTGTGGATTTGACAAACACCGTCTCTGGAGACGCACGGTTCGATGCGAGCGGCCGGTACCGCTACGCCCTGTGGCGGCGCTGGGACGCGGCAGGCGGGCCGTTTGTCGTGTTTATCCTGCTCAATCCCAGCGCCGCCGATGCCGCTCGCGATGATCCGACGATTCGCCGCTGCCTGGGATTTGCCCGGCGTTGGGGATTTGGTGCCCTGGCGGTCGTCAATTTGTTCGCCTGGCGCACCGCCTGTCCGCGCGCCCTTGCTCAAGCAGCCGACCCGGTCGGCCCCGAAAACGATCGGGTGTTGCTGCGCGTCTGCAGCGGTGCCGGTCAGGTTGTGGTGGGTTGGGGCAATCACGGCGGCCTCTACGGACGGGATCAAGCGATACTGGCGCTGCTTGGCGGCGAGGTCCACTGCCTGGGCCTCACCCGCCAGGGCCGACCGCGCCATCCGCTCTATGTGCCGGGGGAGCGGCCGCTTGAACTGCTGTGCGCCGCACCGCGCGCCAGGCCGCACAATCGAGGGTAG
- a CDS encoding VOC family protein: MPEPMDIYSSSGTLAALTVTSLAESLQWYRDALGFEVVSTLPGSDGLPVRARLRWAPNAEIVLIEQDPAVRLEGERGIGFSVTFWATGCSVETIAEQARTQGADIVGEPTDQSWGLREIVIYDPDCYRLIFAEPQA, from the coding sequence GTGCCTGAACCGATGGACATCTACTCCAGCAGCGGCACTTTAGCCGCGCTCACGGTCACCAGCCTTGCGGAGTCGCTGCAATGGTACAGAGATGCCCTCGGCTTCGAGGTGGTCTCGACGCTGCCCGGCAGCGACGGCCTACCGGTGCGCGCCCGCCTGCGCTGGGCACCCAACGCCGAGATTGTCCTCATCGAGCAGGATCCGGCTGTCCGGCTGGAGGGCGAGCGCGGCATCGGCTTCTCGGTGACTTTTTGGGCGACCGGCTGCAGCGTCGAGACCATCGCCGAGCAAGCCCGCACCCAGGGCGCGGACATCGTGGGTGAGCCGACCGACCAGTCCTGGGGCCTGCGGGAGATCGTCATCTACGATCCGGACTGCTACCGCCTGATCTTTGCCGAACCACAGGCTTGA
- a CDS encoding PAS domain-containing protein, which translates to MAVIKRGATGKFVHHWAGESKQRVNLALTATAWERLRRQAAERGISRSELVEQFARAEEPDDSSLERRVRDLERQNEQLRRELEQARSEAAERHRLEAALCRSEARFRQLLVAENLIAIGFGDCAGTIVEANDAFLQLVGYNREELAAGRVRWAQMTPPEYRERDEQAMAELASTGACRPYEKEYIHKDGRRVPILIGATLLEGGERVACFVFDLGGHRRARADLERANERFQLAAKAAGCLIYDWDLEANRVEHAYGLLELLGYSTEQISEPAHLWWAEQIHPDDRERANAEVWAALQDAEVANYTIEYRVRNRQGHHINVCDRGVVRRAPDGRALRVVGCTLDLSESKNLEARVRSTDEHYRFLAESIPQIVWTARPDGALDYYNRRWYDYTGLTPEQSEGWGWQPVLHPEDLDGCLEHWRRAVATGSSYEIEYRFRRAGDGAYRWHLGRALPMRDREGQIVKWFGTSTDIDDQKRAAAELAAREQAQRFLAEAASILASSLDYTVTLDRVAQLTVPLLADWCSVDMVSEDGGIEKLVIAHVDPQKALQIRELQRRYPFDPSEASGVANVLRTGRSEFYPEIADQLLIAIARSPEHLELLRKAGFSAALIVPLTARGRTFGAITLVMSDSGRRYGRADLDLAEDLACHAAIAIDNARLYHQAWEANRIKDEFLATVSHELRTPLNAILGWAQILRRRKLDAESQARALETIERNGRAQNQLIEDILDVSRIITGKLKLDVRPLDLPAVIEEALDSVRLASEAKHLALHCTLDTEAASVNGDPARLQQVVWNLLSNAIKFTPEGGRIDVDLEADGASALLSVRDSGVGITPEALPYIFERFRQADGSNTRAYGGLGLGLAIVRHLVELHGGTVTAHSDGPGRGALFVVRLPRRRLGRDRAEGGLPA; encoded by the coding sequence GTGGCTGTCATAAAACGCGGGGCGACGGGCAAATTTGTCCATCACTGGGCAGGCGAAAGCAAGCAGCGGGTGAATCTGGCGCTCACGGCGACCGCCTGGGAACGGTTGCGGCGGCAGGCGGCGGAGCGGGGCATCTCGCGCTCGGAGCTTGTCGAGCAATTTGCCCGCGCTGAGGAACCGGACGATTCGAGTCTGGAGCGGCGAGTGCGGGATCTGGAGCGGCAGAACGAGCAATTGCGTCGCGAACTGGAGCAGGCCCGCAGCGAAGCCGCCGAGCGCCACCGGCTGGAGGCCGCCTTGTGCCGCAGCGAGGCGCGCTTTCGGCAGCTGCTGGTCGCGGAGAATTTGATCGCCATCGGCTTTGGAGACTGCGCAGGGACGATCGTCGAGGCCAACGACGCTTTTTTGCAACTGGTGGGCTACAACCGCGAAGAACTGGCGGCGGGCCGGGTGCGTTGGGCGCAGATGACCCCGCCGGAGTATCGCGAGCGCGACGAGCAGGCCATGGCCGAACTGGCGAGTACCGGCGCGTGTCGGCCCTACGAGAAGGAGTACATCCACAAAGACGGACGTCGTGTGCCGATTCTCATCGGTGCCACGCTGCTTGAAGGCGGAGAGAGGGTCGCCTGTTTTGTCTTCGATCTGGGAGGACACCGGCGCGCCCGGGCGGACCTGGAGCGGGCGAATGAACGGTTTCAACTGGCGGCAAAGGCGGCGGGCTGCTTGATTTACGACTGGGATCTCGAAGCGAACCGTGTCGAGCACGCCTACGGTTTGCTCGAGCTGCTGGGCTACAGCACCGAGCAAATCAGCGAACCTGCCCACCTCTGGTGGGCGGAGCAGATTCATCCCGACGACCGGGAGCGCGCCAACGCAGAAGTCTGGGCCGCTCTTCAAGACGCGGAAGTGGCGAACTACACCATCGAGTACCGGGTCCGCAATCGCCAGGGCCACCACATCAACGTTTGCGACCGCGGCGTTGTCCGCCGCGCCCCCGACGGCCGGGCCCTCCGGGTGGTGGGCTGCACCCTCGACCTCAGCGAATCGAAAAATCTCGAAGCGCGCGTGCGCAGCACCGATGAGCATTATCGTTTTCTGGCCGAGTCGATTCCGCAGATCGTCTGGACTGCCCGGCCCGACGGTGCCCTCGACTACTACAACCGGCGCTGGTACGACTATACGGGCCTTACCCCCGAGCAGAGCGAGGGCTGGGGGTGGCAGCCGGTACTGCACCCGGAAGATCTAGATGGCTGTCTGGAACACTGGCGGCGGGCGGTGGCCACCGGTAGCTCCTATGAGATCGAATACCGCTTTCGGCGGGCGGGCGACGGCGCTTACCGCTGGCACCTGGGCCGGGCGTTGCCGATGCGCGACCGCGAAGGACAGATCGTCAAGTGGTTCGGCACCTCCACCGACATCGACGATCAAAAGCGGGCGGCGGCCGAATTGGCCGCCCGCGAGCAGGCCCAGCGTTTTTTGGCGGAGGCCGCCTCGATTCTGGCTTCCTCGCTCGATTACACCGTGACGCTCGATCGCGTGGCCCAGTTGACGGTGCCGCTGCTGGCCGACTGGTGCTCGGTGGACATGGTGTCCGAAGACGGCGGCATCGAAAAGCTGGTCATCGCCCACGTCGATCCCCAAAAAGCACTGCAGATCCGTGAGTTGCAGCGGCGCTACCCCTTCGACCCGAGCGAGGCGAGCGGTGTGGCAAACGTGTTGCGCACCGGGCGTTCAGAATTTTACCCGGAGATTGCCGACCAACTGCTCATCGCCATCGCCCGCAGCCCGGAGCATCTGGAGCTGTTGCGCAAAGCCGGCTTCAGCGCGGCGCTGATCGTGCCGCTGACCGCCCGCGGCCGCACCTTTGGCGCCATCACCCTGGTGATGTCCGACTCCGGACGCCGCTACGGCCGGGCGGATCTGGACCTGGCCGAAGACCTGGCCTGCCACGCGGCCATCGCCATCGACAATGCCCGGCTCTACCATCAGGCCTGGGAAGCCAACCGGATCAAAGACGAGTTTCTGGCCACCGTCAGCCACGAACTGCGCACCCCGCTCAACGCCATTTTGGGCTGGGCTCAAATTCTCCGGCGGCGTAAGCTCGATGCCGAGTCCCAGGCGCGGGCGCTGGAGACCATCGAGCGCAACGGCCGGGCCCAAAACCAGCTCATCGAAGACATTCTCGATGTCTCGCGAATCATTACCGGTAAGCTCAAGCTCGATGTGCGACCGCTCGATCTGCCGGCGGTGATCGAGGAAGCCCTGGACTCGGTGCGGCTGGCCTCCGAAGCCAAGCACCTTGCCCTGCACTGCACCCTCGATACTGAAGCGGCCTCGGTGAACGGCGACCCGGCCCGGCTGCAGCAGGTGGTCTGGAATCTGCTGTCCAATGCGATCAAATTCACCCCCGAGGGCGGCCGCATCGACGTGGACCTTGAAGCCGACGGCGCGAGTGCGCTGCTCAGTGTGCGCGACAGCGGCGTGGGAATTACCCCTGAAGCTTTGCCCTACATCTTTGAGCGCTTCCGCCAGGCCGACGGCTCCAACACCCGCGCCTACGGCGGTCTTGGACTGGGCCTGGCAATCGTGCGCCACCTGGTCGAACTGCACGGCGGCACCGTCACCGCCCACAGCGACGGCCCCGGTCGGGGGGCTTTGTTTGTTGTCCGACTGCCCCGGCGGCGGCTGGGCAGGGATCGCGCCGAGGGTGGCCTTCCAGCCTGA
- a CDS encoding orange carotenoid protein N-terminal domain-containing protein, with protein MDEQQKGSADVEKAFEQGVGMIQPAEGQPAPVAQGGGGVSSEALDTIVEQALDSEAPEAARSQAVRNAVEQFNALEVDDKLAILYYLYEAMGESVTPAAPGAADVELTTAFFGEFNALTDGDAQLEAMRALVRCEENTLGCEYGKLSENNKLVIWYLLAERMGDDVIGMPDDYQLGDIGQQNLVHVKELDFEQQITFLRDVVNPMGHDPIERAV; from the coding sequence ATGGATGAACAACAAAAAGGATCGGCGGACGTCGAAAAGGCGTTTGAGCAGGGAGTCGGCATGATCCAGCCCGCCGAAGGCCAGCCCGCACCGGTCGCCCAGGGCGGCGGGGGAGTCTCAAGCGAAGCGCTAGATACCATCGTCGAGCAGGCCCTCGACAGCGAAGCGCCCGAGGCGGCCCGCTCGCAGGCGGTGCGCAACGCCGTCGAGCAATTTAATGCCCTCGAAGTCGACGATAAACTAGCGATACTTTACTACCTGTACGAGGCGATGGGCGAATCGGTTACCCCCGCCGCCCCGGGTGCCGCCGATGTCGAATTGACCACTGCCTTCTTCGGCGAATTTAACGCCCTCACGGACGGCGATGCCCAACTGGAGGCGATGCGTGCCCTCGTGCGCTGTGAGGAGAACACCCTCGGCTGCGAGTACGGCAAACTGAGCGAAAACAACAAACTGGTGATCTGGTACCTGCTGGCCGAGCGCATGGGCGACGATGTGATCGGTATGCCCGACGATTACCAACTCGGCGATATCGGCCAGCAGAATCTGGTGCACGTCAAAGAACTGGACTTCGAGCAGCAAATCACTTTCCTGCGCGATGTCGTCAATCCCATGGGCCACGATCCGATCGAACGAGCGGTCTAA
- a CDS encoding IS4 family transposase, producing MLPLFYQHLLKERLAYDQVIFLQLLVHTLQRQQHLCIQRLAEALPLTIKTDSRRKAIQRFLLLPKLNIWHLWLPLLALIIQRFADNPHRLILAIDRTNWYKYNLLMVALIWQKRAIPIYWRLLNHDGNSSLAERRSVLRPVFRFFCSKSIVVLGDREFGSVDFARWLQAENVAYCLRLKQSEWLRYSEEAPWRCLANIHLEPGQTLWYKGVTLVKKKRFGPVNIVGKLGFQPGSRKPYHEPWWLLTNLATPQEAIAWYRCRWGIEEMFRDCKSGGYNLEKLRVEPRRFKRLLLVLAVAMSVSVLRGQRLKAQGVEKYVSRVSERGRSIRRRSTFAAGLHSEVWLEGMASCQSLVEQLMDMRKKWRQRYREGQRAVMLLQSTS from the coding sequence ATGTTGCCTCTATTCTACCAACACTTGCTCAAAGAGCGACTTGCCTACGACCAGGTCATCTTCCTTCAGCTGCTTGTCCATACTCTACAACGTCAACAGCACCTCTGCATCCAACGACTGGCCGAGGCGCTTCCCCTGACGATCAAGACCGACAGCAGGCGCAAAGCCATCCAACGCTTTCTGCTGCTTCCCAAACTCAACATCTGGCACCTCTGGCTGCCCTTGCTTGCCCTGATTATCCAACGCTTTGCCGATAATCCTCATCGCCTTATCCTTGCTATCGACCGCACCAACTGGTACAAGTACAATCTGCTGATGGTTGCTCTTATCTGGCAAAAACGCGCCATCCCCATTTACTGGAGGCTACTGAACCATGACGGCAATTCCAGTTTGGCTGAGCGCAGAAGTGTGCTTCGGCCTGTTTTCCGATTTTTCTGCTCCAAATCGATTGTGGTCCTCGGGGACCGCGAGTTCGGTTCTGTCGATTTCGCCCGGTGGCTCCAGGCGGAAAACGTCGCTTACTGTCTGCGGTTGAAGCAAAGCGAGTGGTTGCGGTACTCCGAGGAAGCACCCTGGCGATGCCTGGCGAATATCCATCTTGAACCTGGACAAACTCTTTGGTACAAAGGGGTGACTCTGGTCAAGAAGAAGCGATTCGGGCCGGTGAACATCGTTGGTAAACTCGGATTCCAACCTGGCAGTAGAAAGCCGTACCACGAACCGTGGTGGCTGTTGACTAACCTGGCAACACCGCAAGAGGCTATTGCCTGGTACCGTTGTCGCTGGGGCATCGAGGAGATGTTTCGAGATTGCAAAAGCGGCGGTTACAATCTGGAGAAGTTGCGGGTGGAGCCACGGCGCTTCAAGCGACTGTTATTGGTGCTTGCCGTGGCGATGAGTGTGTCGGTGTTGCGTGGACAACGCCTGAAGGCTCAAGGAGTAGAAAAGTACGTGTCGCGGGTGTCGGAGCGAGGTAGAAGTATTAGACGTCGCAGCACGTTTGCAGCCGGGTTGCACAGTGAAGTGTGGCTCGAAGGGATGGCGAGCTGCCAGTCACTGGTAGAGCAATTGATGGACATGCGTAAGAAATGGCGGCAACGATATCGCGAGGGTCAGCGGGCTGTGATGCTCTTGCAGTCCACTTCTTAG
- a CDS encoding efflux RND transporter permease subunit, with the protein MRWNISAWSIRNPVPTVVLFLMLTVAGVAAFLNLSIAAEPDIDVPAVSVTVSQLGAAPSELETQVTRKIEDAVVGLGNVKRLTSTVNDGSSTTRVEFFLGTNTDRAVNDVRDAVTKIRAQLPQSIDPPVVRRNDEAGGPILGYTVYSKQRSNAEISWLTDNTIARAILTVPGVSRVYRSGGVTREVRVELNPNRLQALGVTADQLNGQIRALNIDLPGGRGEVGPGEQAIRTLGSAATVERLAATQILLPDGRYARLDTLGRVLDGTTEPRQIAYLDGKPGVAFEVVRSKGSNLVNVEAGVEKKVAELKKILPADIRIDPTWTVGDFVRESYEASVDALLLGAALAVVVIWVFLRDWRSTLIAGLAMPLSAIPTFAVMKTLGFTLNSMTLLALALVIGILVDDAIVEIENIVRHIAMGKPPYQAALDAADEIGLAVVATTMTIVAVFVPVAFMGGIQGQYYRQFGITVAAAVLFSLVVARMLTPLLAAYLMKPLPEAEGKGALARLYDRFLGWAIDHRFITLAVAGAFFAGSLTLFQTIPTSLIGSVDDNQSTLAVELPPGATFAQTRQAVERVNAIVMGREEVSKLETTVGTYDNSGKINEAKFYISLKPKSERQNSKQKFEAAVREQLIAIPGVRFAFSGGNWDSIKTLQIVLKSDDSLTLRRTAAALTDQMRSLPGLTDVSSSAAILRPEIQVRPKFDRAAELGVSVQAIARTALIATLGDREADLAKFNLPGRQINIRVQLDPAFRGNLEAIRDLRVASASGELVPLKAVAEVHLGSGSAQIDRYDRARQVTVGANLLPGTELGPALAQVHQLPVLRNLPAGVSEQLTGDAENQRDVFEGFGFAIGAAVLLIYAVLVLLFGGFLHPLTIMVSLPLSLGGVVLGLLLFGKSLGLYALIGIIMLMGLVTKNAILLVEYGLMAIEAGQPRRSALLQAGESRMRPILMTTIAMIAGMLPIALGLGAGSEVRSPMAVAVVGGLVTSTLLTLIVVPVVFTCIDDLQQWLLRLAGGTPKASPEAAAPAQQQ; encoded by the coding sequence ATGCGCTGGAATATCTCCGCCTGGTCGATCCGCAACCCGGTGCCCACCGTCGTCCTCTTCTTGATGCTGACAGTGGCGGGGGTGGCTGCCTTTTTGAACCTGAGCATCGCCGCCGAACCGGACATCGACGTTCCGGCCGTCTCGGTGACGGTGAGCCAGTTGGGGGCGGCCCCGAGTGAACTGGAGACCCAGGTGACCCGCAAAATCGAAGACGCCGTGGTCGGTCTGGGTAACGTCAAGCGCCTCACCTCGACGGTCAACGACGGATCTTCAACGACGCGGGTCGAATTTTTCTTGGGCACCAACACCGACCGGGCGGTCAACGATGTGCGCGACGCGGTCACCAAGATTCGCGCCCAACTGCCCCAGAGCATCGACCCGCCGGTGGTGCGGCGCAACGACGAAGCGGGCGGCCCGATCTTGGGCTATACGGTCTACTCGAAGCAGCGCAGCAACGCCGAAATCAGCTGGCTGACGGACAACACCATTGCCCGGGCGATCCTCACGGTGCCTGGGGTCTCACGGGTCTACCGCTCCGGTGGCGTCACCCGCGAGGTGCGCGTCGAACTGAACCCCAACCGCCTGCAGGCCCTCGGGGTGACCGCCGATCAGCTCAACGGTCAGATTCGTGCCCTCAATATCGATTTGCCCGGCGGCCGGGGCGAAGTCGGCCCCGGCGAGCAGGCGATCCGCACCCTGGGCAGTGCCGCTACCGTCGAGCGGCTCGCTGCCACCCAGATTCTGCTGCCCGACGGCCGCTACGCGCGCCTGGACACCCTGGGCCGGGTGCTGGACGGCACCACCGAGCCGCGCCAGATCGCTTATCTCGACGGCAAGCCGGGGGTAGCCTTCGAGGTGGTGCGCTCCAAAGGTTCCAACCTGGTGAATGTCGAAGCGGGGGTGGAGAAAAAAGTCGCCGAACTCAAAAAAATCCTACCAGCCGACATCCGGATCGATCCGACCTGGACGGTGGGCGATTTTGTGCGTGAATCCTACGAAGCCTCGGTGGACGCATTGCTGCTGGGGGCGGCTCTTGCGGTGGTGGTCATCTGGGTATTTTTGCGCGACTGGCGCTCGACTTTGATCGCGGGCCTCGCGATGCCGCTCTCGGCGATCCCGACCTTTGCGGTCATGAAGACCCTGGGCTTCACGCTCAACAGCATGACGCTCTTGGCCCTGGCGCTGGTGATCGGCATCCTGGTCGACGACGCCATCGTCGAAATCGAAAACATCGTCCGCCACATCGCCATGGGCAAGCCGCCCTACCAGGCGGCCCTCGATGCGGCGGACGAAATTGGCCTGGCGGTGGTGGCAACCACGATGACAATCGTGGCGGTCTTCGTGCCGGTGGCCTTCATGGGCGGCATCCAGGGCCAGTACTATCGCCAGTTCGGGATCACCGTGGCGGCGGCGGTGCTCTTTTCGCTGGTGGTGGCGCGCATGCTCACCCCGCTGTTGGCGGCCTACCTGATGAAGCCTCTGCCGGAGGCCGAAGGCAAAGGAGCGCTCGCTCGCCTCTACGACCGGTTCCTGGGTTGGGCGATCGATCACCGCTTCATCACCCTCGCGGTGGCCGGGGCCTTCTTCGCCGGGAGCCTGACGCTGTTTCAGACCATCCCCACCTCGCTCATCGGCTCGGTCGACGACAACCAGAGCACCCTCGCCGTCGAGTTGCCGCCGGGGGCGACCTTTGCCCAGACCCGCCAGGCGGTCGAGCGGGTCAACGCGATCGTCATGGGCCGCGAGGAAGTCTCCAAACTGGAGACCACCGTCGGCACCTACGACAACAGCGGCAAAATCAACGAAGCCAAGTTTTATATCTCCCTCAAGCCCAAGTCCGAGCGCCAAAATTCCAAGCAAAAGTTCGAAGCGGCGGTGCGCGAGCAATTGATTGCGATCCCCGGGGTGCGCTTCGCTTTTTCCGGCGGCAACTGGGACAGCATTAAGACCTTGCAGATCGTCCTCAAAAGCGACGATTCGCTCACCCTGCGCCGCACCGCCGCGGCTCTGACCGACCAGATGCGCTCGCTTCCGGGCCTCACCGACGTCAGTTCATCGGCGGCGATCCTGCGCCCCGAAATCCAGGTGCGCCCAAAATTCGACCGTGCCGCCGAACTGGGGGTCTCGGTGCAGGCGATTGCCCGCACGGCCCTGATTGCCACCCTGGGCGACCGGGAGGCGGATCTGGCCAAGTTCAACCTGCCGGGCCGTCAGATCAATATCCGCGTGCAGCTCGACCCGGCTTTCCGGGGCAACCTGGAGGCGATCCGCGACCTGCGCGTCGCTTCGGCTTCGGGCGAACTGGTGCCCCTCAAAGCGGTGGCGGAGGTGCACCTGGGCAGCGGCTCAGCCCAGATCGACCGCTACGACCGCGCCCGGCAGGTGACAGTGGGGGCCAATCTGCTGCCGGGGACCGAACTGGGACCGGCCCTCGCCCAGGTGCACCAGTTGCCCGTGTTGCGCAATTTGCCCGCCGGGGTGAGCGAGCAGCTCACCGGCGACGCCGAGAACCAGCGCGACGTATTTGAAGGCTTTGGGTTCGCCATCGGCGCGGCGGTGCTGTTGATTTACGCGGTGCTGGTGCTGCTGTTCGGCGGCTTTTTGCACCCGCTGACGATCATGGTCTCGCTGCCCCTGTCCCTGGGCGGGGTGGTGCTGGGGCTGTTGCTCTTCGGCAAATCTCTGGGCCTCTACGCGCTGATTGGCATCATCATGCTGATGGGCCTGGTCACCAAGAACGCCATTTTGCTCGTCGAGTACGGCCTGATGGCCATCGAAGCGGGCCAGCCGCGCCGGTCAGCCTTGCTGCAGGCGGGCGAATCGCGCATGCGGCCGATCTTGATGACCACGATCGCCATGATCGCGGGCATGCTCCCGATCGCCCTGGGTTTGGGGGCGGGCTCCGAGGTGCGCTCCCCCATGGCCGTGGCGGTGGTGGGGGGTCTAGTCACTTCGACCTTGCTCACCCTCATCGTCGTACCGGTGGTCTTCACCTGCATCGACGATCTGCAGCAGTGGCTTTTGCGCCTTGCGGGCGGTACCCCCAAGGCGAGCCCCGAAGCGGCAGCCCCCGCCCAGCAACAGTGA